One Podarcis raffonei isolate rPodRaf1 chromosome 3, rPodRaf1.pri, whole genome shotgun sequence genomic region harbors:
- the LOC128409914 gene encoding histone H3-like centromeric protein A — protein MRRSGRSPSTPPSRRAPSTPPSRRAPQTPPSRRGRRPGPSPRRQRAPPASPRRAPPADQAQRPRRRRFRPGQRALLEIRKYQKSTNLLIRKLPFARVVREICLDYTRGVDMQWQAMALLALQEAAEAFLVFLLEDAYLCTIHAKRVTLHPKDIQLARRIRGIQGGLG, from the exons ATGAGGCGGTCCGGGAGAAGCCCCTCCACCCCGCCCTCCCGGAGGGCCCCCTCGACTCCTCCCTCCCGGAGGGCCCCCCAAACCCCGCCCTCCCGCCGGGGGAGGCGCCCCGGCCCCTCTCCGCGCAGGCAGCGGGCGCCCCCAGCCTCGCCTCGCCGGGCGCCCCCCGCGGACCAGGCGCAGCGCCCCCGCCGGAGAAGGTTCCGCCCCGGCCAGCGAGCCCTGCTGGAGATCCGCAAGTACCAGAAGTCCACCAACCTGCTCATCCGGAAGCTGCCCTTCGCCCGCGTGGTGCGCGAGATCTGCCTGGATTACACGCGGGGGGTCGACATGCAATGGCAAGCCATGGCGCTGCTCGCCCTGCAGGAG GCCGCCGAAGCGTTTCTCGTCTTCCTGTTGGAGGATGCTTACCTCTGTACCATCCATGCCAAGAGGGTCACCCTACACCCCAAGGACATCCAGCTGGCTCGGCGGATCCGGGGCATTCAGGGCGGCTTGGGCTAG